In one window of uncultured Acetobacteroides sp. DNA:
- a CDS encoding MFS transporter: MTEKIHKVLSDSKAARWTALGLVAFLMFCGYFVTDVMAPLKGLLEGQLHWNSVDYGVFTSAYGWFNVFLLMLIFGGIILDKMGVRFTGLMAAAIMFIGVCIKYWAISTHALDGQVWKVIVWDVNAQVLMAGLGYAIFGVGIEIAGITVSKTIVKWFMGKEMALAMGLEMAVARIGTGLALGTALPIANSFNNVSKPVLFGVVMVIIGLISFIVYTFMDRKLEASITAVGIQNNVVEEEEESFKISDIFSILGNKGWWLIALLCLLFYSAVFPFLKYAADLMVQKFDINPNLAGAIPSMLPFGTIILTPLFGNLYDRKGKGASIMILGSLILVMVHLLFAIPFFNSWLFAIVLTIILGIGFALVPSAMWPSVPKIIPENQLGTAYALIFWVQNIGLMGVPALIGWILNTYCITGTRVINGITLTTYNYTLPMLTFASFGVLAVVLAFMLKREDAKKGYGLELPNIKK; the protein is encoded by the coding sequence ATGACAGAAAAAATTCACAAAGTCCTTTCTGATTCTAAAGCGGCAAGATGGACAGCCCTAGGGCTTGTAGCCTTCTTGATGTTCTGCGGCTATTTCGTAACCGACGTAATGGCTCCGCTTAAAGGACTGCTCGAGGGACAACTCCACTGGAATAGCGTGGACTACGGTGTGTTTACTAGCGCCTACGGATGGTTTAACGTATTCCTACTGATGCTCATTTTTGGAGGTATAATACTAGACAAAATGGGCGTTCGATTTACAGGATTAATGGCCGCCGCCATCATGTTTATTGGCGTATGCATTAAATACTGGGCAATATCCACCCACGCTCTCGACGGACAGGTTTGGAAAGTCATCGTTTGGGACGTCAATGCCCAAGTTCTAATGGCAGGTCTGGGGTACGCCATTTTTGGAGTAGGTATCGAAATAGCGGGTATCACCGTTTCAAAAACCATCGTAAAGTGGTTTATGGGAAAAGAAATGGCGCTTGCAATGGGCCTCGAGATGGCGGTTGCACGTATTGGTACTGGTCTTGCGCTAGGCACCGCGCTTCCAATTGCGAATTCCTTTAATAACGTCTCGAAACCCGTTCTTTTTGGAGTGGTCATGGTAATAATCGGCTTGATTTCCTTCATCGTTTACACCTTTATGGATAGGAAACTCGAAGCATCCATTACCGCCGTTGGGATTCAAAACAATGTAGTAGAGGAAGAGGAAGAATCGTTTAAAATTAGCGACATATTTAGCATTCTTGGAAACAAAGGTTGGTGGCTGATCGCGCTTCTTTGCCTACTGTTTTACTCTGCAGTATTCCCATTCCTAAAGTATGCTGCTGATTTGATGGTTCAGAAGTTTGATATTAATCCAAATCTTGCAGGAGCCATCCCTTCGATGCTTCCATTTGGAACCATTATCCTCACCCCTCTTTTTGGTAACCTATACGACCGAAAAGGCAAAGGCGCTTCCATCATGATTCTTGGATCGTTAATACTAGTGATGGTACACCTTTTATTTGCTATTCCATTCTTCAACAGTTGGCTATTTGCTATTGTTCTTACCATTATTTTGGGTATTGGCTTCGCGCTTGTTCCATCTGCTATGTGGCCTTCCGTTCCTAAAATTATCCCAGAAAATCAACTTGGTACCGCATACGCTCTTATTTTCTGGGTTCAGAATATTGGTCTAATGGGTGTTCCTGCTCTAATTGGGTGGATACTTAACACCTACTGTATTACAGGTACAAGAGTTATTAATGGAATAACCCTTACAACCTACAACTACACGCTTCCAATGCTTACATTCGCCAGTTTCGGTGTGCTTGCAGTTGTTCTTGCTTTCATGCTTAAGCGCGAAGATGCTAAAAAGGGTTATGGACTCGAACTTCCTAACATTAAGAAATAG
- a CDS encoding adenylosuccinate synthase, translated as MKVDVVLGLQWGDEGKGKVVDVLTPKYEVIARFQGGPNAGHSLEFNDSKFVLHTIPSGIFHDTINLIGNGVVIDPVILSEEIKQIEEFGADLTKKLVISKRAHLILPTHRILDAASEASKGKTKIGSTLKGIGPTYMDKTGRNGLRVGDVISPSFMQKYEALKQKHMDMLKHYDFQYDVAEYEQKWFEGIENLKRFKFIESEHEINKYLTEEKSILAEGAQGSLLDIEFGSYPFVTSSNTICAGACTGLGLAPSRIGNVYGIFKAYCTRVGSGPFPTELDDEVGEEIRRIGREFGATTGRPRRTGWLDLVALKYAVMLNGVTGFIMTKADILDTFDTIKVAVAYKVNGEVIDYLPYDIEAKIEPVYKEFKGWKKDISKCKAYDELPAELKDYIKYIETETGVPIQVVSVGPDREATIVRSL; from the coding sequence ATGAAAGTAGATGTTGTTTTAGGTCTTCAATGGGGAGACGAAGGGAAAGGTAAGGTGGTTGACGTGCTTACTCCGAAATACGAGGTTATTGCACGCTTTCAGGGGGGGCCAAATGCTGGTCACTCGCTTGAATTTAACGATTCAAAGTTTGTTCTTCACACCATCCCTTCCGGTATATTCCACGACACCATCAACCTCATTGGCAATGGCGTTGTTATTGACCCAGTAATTCTCTCGGAAGAGATTAAGCAGATCGAAGAGTTCGGCGCTGATCTTACCAAGAAGCTTGTCATTTCGAAAAGAGCGCATTTAATACTTCCTACCCACCGTATACTTGATGCTGCCTCGGAAGCATCAAAAGGTAAAACCAAAATTGGTTCGACTCTTAAAGGTATTGGGCCAACTTACATGGATAAAACTGGTCGTAATGGCCTTCGTGTAGGCGATGTTATCTCGCCATCTTTCATGCAAAAGTACGAGGCGCTAAAGCAAAAGCATATGGACATGCTTAAGCATTACGATTTCCAGTACGATGTTGCAGAATACGAGCAGAAGTGGTTCGAAGGTATTGAGAACCTTAAGCGATTTAAGTTCATAGAAAGCGAGCATGAGATTAACAAGTACCTTACGGAGGAGAAGTCGATTCTTGCCGAAGGTGCTCAGGGATCGCTTCTCGATATAGAGTTTGGCTCTTACCCATTTGTAACCTCTTCGAATACCATTTGTGCTGGTGCTTGTACCGGATTGGGTCTTGCTCCTTCGCGTATTGGTAACGTTTACGGAATATTTAAGGCATACTGCACCCGCGTAGGTAGCGGTCCGTTCCCTACCGAACTCGACGATGAGGTGGGTGAGGAGATTCGCCGTATTGGCCGCGAGTTTGGCGCAACAACAGGTCGTCCTCGCCGTACAGGTTGGCTAGATTTGGTTGCCCTAAAGTATGCGGTAATGCTTAACGGTGTTACTGGCTTTATTATGACTAAGGCGGATATCCTCGATACCTTCGACACCATTAAGGTGGCTGTTGCCTATAAGGTAAACGGCGAGGTTATCGATTATCTACCCTACGATATTGAGGCAAAAATTGAGCCTGTTTACAAGGAATTCAAGGGATGGAAAAAAGACATCTCGAAGTGCAAAGCTTACGATGAACTACCTGCTGAACTAAAGGACTACATCAAGTACATCGAAACCGAAACTGGTGTACCTATTCAGGTGGTATCGGTTGGCCCAGATCGCGAGGCAACCATCGTTCGTTCGCTGTAG